The genomic interval CCACTGTTGGAGAAGAGATGCTACGGTGCAGGACTGGAACTGGAAAACGTGGTATgaacatgtgtgtatgtgtgcgagctgggggtggggacacgtGTGTCATTGTACATCTGTTTCCTAGGTCTGCCCCCCCTGGCCCCTCTAGAGAGCCTAGAAGCAATGGTATTCTAGGAGCCATAAGTATACCTCTGTATTCAACCTGGTAACAGCAGGGACTCAGATGGTAGATATTTGGCTAAATAGACGTCCCTGTACTTTAAATGTAAAGTGCAATGCTAGCTTAATGGAGCTGAAGGGGACACGCATGGAAATCCTTCAGTACCTTATAATTGTATAGGAAGAGACAAGTTTGTTTTCAGAcattaaacaagaagaaaatgaataccGCTAATTCCTCATCCAGAGATAATTAATTGCCTTTATCATTACAGAATGTATCCCTTAAGACTGTATCTATGGAAATTTTTTTGCAAAAGTGAGGAAATACTAAACATGTTATTTTTTGCAACATGTTGTTTTCACTCGGtacttgtaaatatcttttcatgttgtATTCATCCTGATTCTTGTTGTTGgtgacaaaaaaatgaaaactgctttAAGCAAAAGAGTGAAAAGTTCAGGTGTCATCCGACATCAGATATGGTAGAATCTAGGGTTGAATCATGCCGTTGctgagcttgagccccaccaGTGGTgcagagtttacttaaataagaaaaagaaacaacccagAATGCTGCTATGACCActttaatataaattttcttctacatttctgATGCTTTTCTTAAATTGGATTTCCTAGAATGGGATTACTAAGGTAAGATTAATGAATACTTGCATTTTTTATGCATATGTGGCTTCTAAGGTTTtcaatctaaaaattttttaaaatatttatttatttttgagagaaagagagagagcatgattgagcgaacaggggcggggcagagagagagagacacacacagaatcccaagaagcctctaggctctgagctgtcagcacagaacccaaaggggggctcgaactcaccaaccgtgagatcatgacctaagctgaagctggatgcttaactgactgagccacccaggcgcccctgaggttTTCAATCTAAATAATGGATACTAGACATGATGCAAATGTGTGCATTCTGATCacacgatttaaaaaaaaaaattcagtgggttgaaatatttttgtaatctAACTTACAGCTTCATTGATAAACCCAAGGGTGGGTGGACACAGAAGGCATCAGGAGTCGGCTGCTGGCAGGGTGGTGTGATCTGGGTGTAGGTGAGGTCTGTGTCAGGAGGGCAGCAGGAAACAATCTTCTGGGGCCCAAGTGAGCCAAGGCTGGCGGGTAGATGTGCAGACAGAGGTAGGGGGCCACTGCCAGCCTGAGGCCTGGGGTTGGCTTCTGGGAAGATCGGAAGAAGGTGGTCACTGGGCCCAGGCCAGGTCTGTGACACTGCCATTGCCAAGGGACTATGCATGGCAGTGGCAGAGCACCACTCGTGGAGATACCCCCACTCTTACGCTCATGGCTGTTAGATTGTGCAACAAGGGCAAGAGAAAGCAAAATGCAGCAAAGAGGAGCCTGAGGAGATGCCCCCTCCGGAGCGGTGTGACAGTGAGCTCACAGTAAAAGAGAAATGCCAGAGTCCGTTAGTGCAGAGCAGGTCCTCAAGGGTGAATGTGGANNNNNNNNNNNNNNNNNNNNNNNNNNNNNNNNNNNNNNNNNNNNNNNNNNNNNNNNNNNNNNNNNNNNNNNNNNNNNNNNNNNNNNNNNNNNNNNNNNNNCAGAGCACCACTCGTGGAGATACCCCCACTCTTACGCTCATGGCTGTTAGATTGTGCAACAAGGGCAAGAGAAAGCAAAATGCAGCAAAGAGGAGCCTGAGGAGATGCCCCCTCCGGAGCGGTGTGACAGTGAGCTCACAGTAAAAGAGAAATGCCAGAGTCCGTTAGTGCAGAGCAGGTCCTCAAGGGTGAATGTGGAGCTCAGAGGCAATCAGTTGATAACTAGTTGACATGATGCTAAAAGCTGCCAATAACTGCTCATTTGAACCTTTTGAGCTACAGGagaattaatttccttttatgaTTAAATATTGTGAAACTCAGATGGTCAGTACATGCTGTGGGGATACCCTTGATCTGCCAGTCACAAATGTAACATCCTAAGAACTTGTGGAACAAGTCAGAAAATCTCATCCCTAAAATGGAAGGCGGGACACAGTTAAAAAGAGTTTTAGAGGATATCAATTTGTTACTACATTCCCAATGCTCCTATGATTCTAATTTTGCAAATACAGCCAAAAAAATTTAGCTTGACAGTAGAAAGGGGCAATTTATCTGGTTCTAAAGTTCTAAGGACATATAGAAATTCCTTGTCCTTGAgatacctggttggctcaggcagtaagtggccaacttcagctcaggccatgatttcactactcatgggtttgagccccatgttgggttctgtgctgacagttagagcctggagcctgcttcagattctgtgtctccttctctctatgcccctcccctgctcagcctctgtctgtctgcctgtctgtcaaaaacacacaaaaaatttttgtttaaattccttctGCTCAATCTTTTGCTATAATAGAGAACTTGAATTATAgtggtcagcaaactttttctgtaaagggtcagatgATAAAAAGAAGCCCCATGCCACCATTGCTGAGATCAAGAACCTCTTCACCAAGACCCATCCACAGTGGTACCCTGCCCACCAGTCCCTCCGCCTGGACCCCAAGGGCAAGTCCCTGAAGGATGAGGATGTCCTGCAGAAGCTGCCCGTGGGCACCACGGCCACACTCTACTTCCGGGACCTGGGGGCCCAGATCAGCTGGGTGACAGTCTTCCTGACCGAGTACGCAGGGCCCCTTTTCATCTACCTGCTCTTCTACTTCTGGGTGCCCTTCATCTACGGCCACAAATATGACTTCACATCCAGCTGGCACACGGTGGTGCACCTCACCTGCATCTGCCACTCATTCCACTACATCAAGCGTCTGCTGGAGCCACTCTGTGCACCGCTTCTCTCATGGCACCATGCCCCTGCGCAACGTCTTCAAGACCTGCACCTACTACTGGGGCTTCGCCACATGGATGGCCTATCACATTAATCACCCTCTCTACACGCCCCCCCACATACGGAGCTCAGCAGTTCAACCTGGCACTCGCCATCTTTGTGATCTGCCAGCTTGGCAACTTTTCCATCCACATGGCCCTGCGGGACCTGCGGCCAGCTGGGTCCAAGCCCAGGAAGATCCCATACCCCACCAAGAACCCCTTCACCTGGCTTT from Suricata suricatta isolate VVHF042 chromosome 7, meerkat_22Aug2017_6uvM2_HiC, whole genome shotgun sequence carries:
- the LOC115296388 gene encoding LOW QUALITY PROTEIN: very-long-chain enoyl-CoA reductase-like (The sequence of the model RefSeq protein was modified relative to this genomic sequence to represent the inferred CDS: inserted 2 bases in 1 codon; deleted 1 base in 1 codon); the encoded protein is MVASSMAGPSASHTPHSVNRPSRSPCPSLTTSLATLVLLSVIPADGPYLWGATIVQQGQEKAKCSKEEPEEMPPPERCDSELTIVQQGQEKAKCSKEEPEEMPPPERCDRSDDKKKPHATIAEIKNLFTKTHPQWYPAHQSLRLDPKGKSLKDEDVLQKLPVGTTATLYFRDLGAQISWVTVFLTEYAGPLFIYLLFYFWVPFIYGHKYDFTSSWHTVVHLTCICHSFHYIKRLLEPLXVHRFSHGTMPLRNVFKTCTYYWGFATWMAYHINHPLYTPPTYGAQQFNLALAIFVICQLGNFSIHMALRDLRPAGSKPRKIPYPTKNPFTWLFLLVSCPNYTYEVGSWIGFAIMTQCLPVALFSLVGFTQMTIWAKGKHRSYLKEFRDYPPLRMPIIPFLL